A stretch of the Borreliella spielmanii genome encodes the following:
- the rpsP gene encoding 30S ribosomal protein S16: protein MSVRIRLKRMGAKKRPYYRIVVMNSASPRDGRAIEELGYYHPVEKQNQIKIKEDRMKDWISKGAILSDTVKMLLNKNNLNAKSQEV, encoded by the coding sequence TTGAGCGTTAGGATAAGATTGAAGAGAATGGGGGCTAAAAAAAGACCTTATTATAGGATTGTCGTTATGAATTCTGCTTCTCCTAGAGATGGTAGAGCAATTGAAGAGCTTGGTTATTATCATCCTGTTGAAAAGCAAAATCAAATAAAAATTAAGGAAGATAGAATGAAAGATTGGATAAGCAAGGGAGCAATTTTAAGTGATACAGTAAAAATGCTTTTAAATAAAAACAACTTGAATGCGAAAAGTCAGGAGGTTTAG
- the ffh gene encoding signal recognition particle protein: MLESLGSNFKSFINYLSGKSTISEKNITEAVEIIKNSLVDADVNLRVVRRFLNSIIEESKGVKVLRGIDPKSQFIKIVNDNLVKFLGGKNYELSLHPVNKQSYILMLGLQGSGKTTTSVKLSLRLKKENRKVLLVAADTFRAAAVEQLKILGSQIGVPVFSLEGEKDPIKIVKASMKFAKSEFFDSVIVDTRGRLEVESLLVEEIKKIKGILQPTETILVVDSMMGQVAVNIAKEFNENVGLTGAIFSKFDSDTRGGAILSFKSICEVPIKFVGVGEKIEDLDSFYPERIASRILGMGDVVSLVEKVQSVVDKEEAVRLEEKINKASFNFEDYLSQFRRMKQIGGFANFVSFLPGVSKSMLNINDLNEEAFKKEEAIILSMTKKERINPVILNNPSRKKRIALGSGTTVFDVNKLIKKFSQTILMMKKMKNKDFQNKIASLLGK; the protein is encoded by the coding sequence ATGCTTGAAAGTTTGGGATCAAATTTTAAAAGTTTTATAAACTATCTTTCTGGAAAATCTACAATAAGTGAAAAAAACATTACAGAGGCTGTTGAGATTATTAAAAATTCTTTAGTTGATGCTGATGTTAACTTAAGAGTTGTAAGACGTTTTTTAAATTCTATAATTGAAGAATCCAAGGGAGTAAAAGTTTTAAGAGGTATTGATCCTAAATCTCAGTTTATTAAAATTGTCAATGATAATCTTGTTAAATTTTTGGGAGGCAAAAATTATGAGCTTAGCTTGCATCCTGTCAATAAACAATCTTATATTCTTATGCTCGGACTTCAAGGTTCTGGTAAGACTACAACATCTGTTAAGCTTTCGTTAAGGCTTAAAAAAGAAAATAGAAAAGTGCTTCTTGTGGCTGCTGACACATTTAGGGCTGCTGCTGTAGAGCAGTTAAAAATATTAGGTAGTCAAATAGGTGTTCCAGTATTCTCACTTGAGGGGGAAAAAGATCCTATTAAGATCGTTAAAGCATCTATGAAGTTTGCCAAATCTGAGTTTTTTGATTCTGTAATAGTTGATACTAGAGGACGACTTGAAGTTGAGTCTTTGTTAGTTGAAGAGATAAAAAAAATCAAGGGGATTTTACAGCCCACGGAAACCATTTTAGTGGTAGACTCTATGATGGGTCAAGTTGCAGTAAATATTGCTAAGGAATTTAATGAGAATGTTGGACTTACTGGTGCAATATTTTCTAAGTTTGATTCAGATACTAGAGGGGGTGCTATACTATCGTTTAAAAGTATTTGTGAGGTTCCTATTAAATTTGTCGGGGTTGGAGAAAAAATTGAAGATCTTGATTCCTTTTATCCAGAAAGAATTGCTTCTAGAATTCTTGGCATGGGGGATGTTGTTAGTCTTGTAGAGAAGGTTCAAAGTGTTGTTGACAAGGAAGAAGCTGTTAGACTTGAGGAAAAAATTAATAAAGCTAGTTTTAATTTTGAAGACTATTTAAGTCAATTTAGACGCATGAAACAAATAGGAGGATTTGCCAATTTTGTAAGTTTTTTACCAGGTGTTTCAAAATCAATGTTGAATATCAATGATTTAAATGAAGAAGCTTTTAAGAAAGAAGAAGCTATTATTCTTTCTATGACTAAGAAAGAAAGAATAAACCCAGTGATTTTGAACAATCCCTCAAGAAAAAAAAGAATAGCTTTAGGAAGTGGAACAACTGTTTTTGATGTTAATAAGCTCATAAAAAAGTTTAGTCAAACAATTTTGATGATGAAAAAAATGAAAAATAAAGATTTTCAAAATAAGATTGCATCCCTTTTGGGAAAATAA
- a CDS encoding ROK family protein, with protein MQGENMVSIRGGNRRKILLSLKNMQYSRTDLARKLTLTNAAVTILTNQMIKENLLIEVGSRVSNVKKHGRKEILLDINKDYAYSMGVIISSNYFQIGIANLKCEVLISETHSFEPPVSAYDILEKIKDHMIEIIWKHNFSRDKFIGLGFSITGLIKDKESGIVNDSYGAWIEKDVPVKRILEEYFSLTVYLESYVKNLSLAEFMGKNVDNIMFFDYTDTAELSIWSGGNVYPGFNNKSGMVSHMIIDYEGEKSCPTCGNKGCVNMLISNFALQRLISKEFMNGEIPELYEKYEGRLKKVTIYDIFSLYEKYNFINKIMEDTVKYLAIIIINIQRMLDFDYLVLYGQSFKLKAFFDLLKEEIKKRNRENIVLKLSSLDTEVSVVGPASSVIFNKFYLTGGDID; from the coding sequence ATGCAAGGTGAAAATATGGTTTCAATTAGAGGTGGAAATAGAAGAAAAATTCTTCTTAGTTTGAAAAATATGCAATATTCAAGAACAGACTTAGCTCGTAAGTTAACCTTAACAAATGCTGCAGTTACTATTTTGACCAATCAAATGATAAAAGAAAATCTTTTGATCGAAGTTGGTTCTAGAGTGTCTAATGTTAAAAAACACGGACGAAAAGAAATACTTCTTGATATTAATAAAGATTATGCTTATTCAATGGGAGTTATTATTTCTAGCAATTATTTTCAAATAGGTATTGCTAATCTTAAATGCGAAGTTTTAATAAGCGAGACTCATTCTTTTGAACCCCCAGTTAGTGCTTATGATATTTTAGAAAAAATAAAAGATCATATGATAGAAATTATTTGGAAACATAATTTCTCAAGAGATAAGTTTATTGGATTAGGTTTTAGTATAACAGGTTTAATAAAAGATAAAGAATCAGGCATTGTTAACGACAGTTATGGGGCATGGATTGAAAAAGATGTTCCTGTTAAGAGAATACTTGAGGAATATTTTTCACTTACAGTTTATCTTGAAAGTTATGTTAAGAATTTATCTCTTGCTGAATTTATGGGTAAGAATGTGGATAATATTATGTTTTTTGACTACACAGATACCGCGGAACTTTCGATTTGGTCAGGCGGCAATGTTTATCCTGGTTTTAATAATAAGTCGGGTATGGTTAGTCACATGATAATTGATTATGAAGGAGAAAAAAGTTGTCCGACTTGTGGTAATAAAGGCTGTGTTAATATGTTAATATCTAATTTTGCTTTGCAGAGATTGATTTCAAAAGAGTTTATGAATGGTGAGATTCCTGAACTTTATGAAAAGTATGAGGGTAGATTAAAAAAGGTTACAATATACGATATTTTTTCTCTTTATGAAAAATATAATTTTATAAATAAAATTATGGAAGATACAGTTAAATATTTGGCAATAATTATTATCAATATTCAAAGAATGCTTGATTTTGATTATTTAGTGCTCTATGGTCAAAGTTTTAAATTAAAAGCTTTTTTTGATTTGTTAAAAGAAGAGATTAAAAAGCGAAATAGAGAAAATATAGTATTAAAACTTAGTTCATTAGATACTGAAGTTTCTGTTGTTGGACCTGCTTCTAGTGTTATTTTTAATAAATTTTATTTGACAGGGGGAGATATTGATTAA
- the fusA gene encoding elongation factor G, producing the protein MGIRNIGVMAHIDAGKTTTTERIIYYTGKSHKMGDVDSGNTITDWMPQEQERGITISSAAITCHWKDHQINIIDTPGHVDFTAEVERSLRVLDGGIVIFSAVDGIQAQTETVWKQAEKYEIPRLAYINKMDRIGANFFKVVEDIENKFKTIPLVLQIPIGNESNFEGVVDIILNKELHFAMENGIPKLTYSQIREEFVEKAFLFKKKLIDILSQFSEEITQLFLEDKEISLDIIKSEIRRGTISRFIIPVLMGTSLKNIGIEPLIDSIVDYLPSPFEKSFSAFSLDTNKKILVDPNENKKLSALVFKVQYSSVIAAHLYFVRVYSGEINSNKKIFNASNGKREKFTKIFRVFSNKNEQIDFVKTGDIGAVLGLKFSVTGDTLVEENNNILLESVMFPEPVVLMSVEPEKSSDEVRLKEIFEIISKEDPTFSYSESKETGQLIISGMGELHLEIILTRIKDEFNLNVYTGKPQVSYRESAGKIVKEVFEFNNIFAGKNINFKIGMTIKPLSRGEGNKIDFGCGIDSTIKSAIFKGITTTFVSGVFGYPIIDINVSIFSIVCETSKISVSAFESISGFAFHSIFQKSDPIKLEPIMLLEIRTPIEHTGEIISTLNIIGGVIHLVSNIGEYDLIKSEAAFEKLFGYASILRSSTKGRGSFTMEFSYFKEKAS; encoded by the coding sequence ATGGGTATTAGAAATATTGGGGTTATGGCTCATATTGACGCTGGCAAAACTACTACTACTGAAAGAATTATTTATTATACTGGCAAAAGTCATAAAATGGGAGATGTGGATTCTGGAAATACTATTACTGACTGGATGCCTCAAGAGCAAGAGAGGGGTATTACTATTAGTTCGGCTGCTATTACTTGTCATTGGAAAGATCACCAAATAAACATTATTGATACTCCAGGGCATGTTGATTTTACAGCAGAGGTTGAAAGATCTCTTCGAGTTCTTGATGGAGGTATTGTCATTTTTAGTGCTGTTGATGGGATTCAAGCTCAAACAGAAACTGTTTGGAAACAGGCAGAAAAATATGAAATACCACGACTTGCTTATATTAATAAGATGGATAGAATAGGTGCTAATTTTTTTAAAGTTGTGGAAGATATTGAAAATAAATTTAAAACTATTCCTTTGGTTTTGCAAATTCCAATTGGAAATGAAAGCAATTTTGAAGGAGTAGTTGATATTATTTTAAATAAAGAGCTCCATTTTGCAATGGAAAATGGAATTCCAAAATTAACTTATAGTCAAATTAGAGAAGAGTTTGTTGAAAAGGCATTTCTTTTTAAGAAAAAGCTAATAGACATCCTTAGCCAATTTAGTGAGGAGATTACTCAATTATTTCTTGAAGATAAAGAGATTAGTTTAGATATTATTAAGAGTGAGATTAGAAGAGGTACTATTTCTAGATTTATTATTCCTGTTTTAATGGGAACTAGTTTAAAAAATATTGGAATAGAACCTTTGATTGATTCGATTGTAGATTACTTGCCAAGTCCTTTTGAAAAAAGTTTTAGTGCTTTTTCTTTAGATACAAATAAAAAAATTTTAGTTGATCCTAATGAAAATAAAAAATTATCAGCTCTTGTTTTTAAAGTTCAATATTCAAGTGTAATTGCTGCTCATCTTTATTTTGTTAGAGTTTATTCTGGCGAAATTAATTCTAATAAAAAAATTTTCAATGCTTCAAATGGCAAGCGTGAAAAGTTTACAAAAATTTTTAGAGTTTTTTCAAATAAAAATGAACAAATAGATTTTGTGAAAACCGGTGATATTGGTGCTGTTTTAGGATTAAAGTTTTCTGTTACTGGGGATACTCTTGTTGAAGAAAATAATAATATTTTACTTGAATCTGTTATGTTTCCAGAGCCAGTTGTTTTAATGTCTGTTGAGCCCGAAAAATCATCAGATGAGGTTAGGTTAAAGGAAATTTTTGAAATAATTTCCAAAGAAGATCCTACTTTTAGCTATTCTGAGAGCAAAGAAACAGGACAATTGATTATATCTGGAATGGGTGAATTACATCTTGAGATTATTTTGACAAGAATTAAAGATGAATTTAATCTTAATGTTTATACAGGAAAACCTCAAGTAAGTTACAGAGAGAGTGCAGGTAAAATTGTAAAAGAAGTTTTTGAGTTTAATAATATTTTTGCTGGCAAAAATATTAATTTTAAAATTGGAATGACCATTAAACCTTTGTCACGAGGTGAAGGAAATAAAATAGATTTTGGATGTGGTATTGACTCTACAATTAAGTCTGCAATATTTAAAGGAATTACAACTACATTTGTAAGTGGAGTTTTTGGGTATCCTATTATTGATATTAATGTTAGTATTTTTTCTATTGTTTGTGAGACTAGTAAGATTAGCGTGAGTGCTTTTGAATCAATTTCAGGATTTGCTTTTCATAGCATTTTTCAAAAATCGGATCCTATTAAGCTTGAACCAATAATGTTATTGGAAATTAGAACGCCTATTGAGCATACAGGAGAAATTATTTCTACATTAAATATTATAGGGGGAGTTATTCATTTAGTTAGTAATATTGGGGAGTATGATTTGATAAAGTCAGAGGCGGCTTTTGAAAAACTTTTTGGGTATGCTTCTATTTTAAGAAGTTCTACTAAAGGTAGGGGTAGTTTTACGATGGAATTTTCTTATTTTAAGGAAAAAGCAAGTTAA
- a CDS encoding Dps family protein: protein MEKYLSYIKKDNLDEINSKLQELLASLHIFYSNLRGIHWNIKDTNFFVIHKKTQDLYEYIEKTIDVVAERSRMLGYDSEFRYSEFMKKSFIKELDIETTSNFLLSMQSVVSSLTEILKNIFGMRELIDTACDYGTANIMDDIMSDLEKYLWMHKALLENCDCVCHDDRKCCECDMK from the coding sequence ATGGAAAAGTATTTAAGTTATATAAAAAAGGATAATTTGGACGAAATAAACTCAAAATTACAAGAACTCTTGGCAAGTTTGCATATTTTTTATTCTAATTTAAGAGGTATTCATTGGAATATAAAAGATACCAATTTCTTTGTTATTCACAAAAAAACACAAGATCTTTATGAATATATTGAAAAGACTATTGATGTTGTTGCAGAACGCTCAAGAATGCTTGGATATGATTCTGAATTTAGATATTCTGAGTTTATGAAAAAATCCTTTATTAAGGAGCTTGATATTGAAACAACTTCTAATTTTTTACTTTCAATGCAAAGCGTTGTTTCCAGCCTTACTGAGATTTTAAAAAATATTTTTGGAATGAGAGAATTGATTGACACTGCTTGTGATTATGGTACTGCTAATATTATGGATGACATCATGAGTGATCTTGAGAAATATTTATGGATGCATAAGGCATTGCTTGAAAATTGTGATTGTGTTTGTCACGATGATCGCAAATGTTGCGAGTGTGATATGAAATAA
- a CDS encoding CAP domain-containing protein: MKKLILIFTLFLSQACNLNTLHPIDTREDMKILYSEIAKLRKNLNLNHLEIDDVLEKVAKEYAIKLGENKTLTHTLFGTTPMKRIHKYDESFNLTREILASGIELNRVVDAWLNSPSHKEALINKDTTKIGGYRLKTADNIDIFVVLFGKRRNEN, translated from the coding sequence ATGAAAAAATTGATTTTGATTTTTACACTTTTTTTGTCTCAAGCATGTAATTTAAACACATTGCACCCAATAGATACAAGAGAAGATATGAAAATTCTATATTCAGAAATTGCTAAATTAAGGAAAAATTTAAATCTAAACCATCTAGAAATAGACGATGTTCTTGAAAAAGTTGCAAAAGAATATGCCATTAAACTAGGTGAAAATAAAACACTAACTCATACCCTTTTTGGCACAACACCAATGAAAAGAATACATAAATACGACGAATCCTTTAATTTAACAAGAGAAATATTAGCATCAGGAATTGAGCTTAACAGAGTAGTTGATGCATGGCTTAATAGCCCAAGCCACAAAGAAGCTCTTATTAATAAAGATACCACTAAAATAGGCGGCTATAGATTAAAAACAGCTGACAATATAGATATATTTGTAGTTCTTTTTGGAAAAAGAAGAAATGAGAATTGA
- the mvk gene encoding mevalonate kinase: MLRIRKPAKILFLGEHSAVYGFPVIGATVPIYMDLVYSVSKNWKYLGKPNTKLNSLISFIVSNYGKVNPIEFTILSEIPIGVGLGSSASLSLCFAEYIKSHFEYRDCNKLLLANQIENIFHGKSSGMDIRLIDLGGTFYLEKKEGVLNSRKVKDSGFCFLIGAIKRDFTTKEIVINLKKQLLSNEDLFVFIEKLGLAVSNAYVSFQNKDVYSLAGEMNIAHRCLKRLGLSNDSLDWLISKGIELGALSGKLSGSGKGGAFIFLFESQEKANKVQKELNSMLINSKINLALELKIIEV; this comes from the coding sequence ATGCTAAGAATAAGAAAGCCGGCTAAAATATTGTTTTTAGGTGAACATAGTGCTGTTTATGGGTTTCCAGTTATTGGAGCTACGGTGCCAATTTATATGGATCTAGTTTACAGTGTTTCTAAAAATTGGAAATATTTGGGAAAACCCAATACTAAATTAAATAGTTTAATAAGCTTTATTGTTTCAAATTACGGCAAGGTTAATCCGATTGAGTTTACTATTCTTTCTGAAATTCCTATTGGTGTTGGTCTTGGGTCTTCGGCTAGTCTTAGTTTATGTTTTGCAGAATATATTAAAAGCCATTTTGAATATAGAGATTGTAATAAACTTTTGTTGGCAAATCAAATTGAAAACATTTTTCATGGTAAATCTTCTGGAATGGATATTAGGTTAATTGATCTTGGTGGAACTTTTTATTTAGAGAAGAAAGAGGGTGTTTTAAATTCAAGAAAGGTAAAAGATTCTGGTTTTTGTTTTTTAATAGGAGCGATAAAAAGAGATTTTACTACCAAAGAAATAGTTATTAATTTAAAAAAACAGTTATTATCCAATGAGGATTTATTTGTTTTTATTGAAAAGCTTGGTCTTGCTGTAAGCAATGCTTATGTTTCTTTTCAGAATAAGGATGTATATTCTTTGGCTGGCGAAATGAATATTGCACACCGTTGTTTAAAGCGTTTGGGATTGTCTAATGATTCTCTTGATTGGTTAATAAGCAAGGGGATCGAGTTAGGCGCTCTTTCTGGTAAGTTGAGTGGTTCTGGCAAGGGAGGAGCGTTTATTTTTCTTTTTGAAAGTCAGGAAAAAGCCAATAAAGTTCAAAAAGAATTAAATAGTATGCTGATAAATTCTAAAATAAATTTGGCCTTAGAATTAAAAATAATTGAAGTTTAG